In Symmachiella dynata, the following are encoded in one genomic region:
- the ispE gene encoding 4-(cytidine 5'-diphospho)-2-C-methyl-D-erythritol kinase, with translation MLCHLGNNSLTVHAPAKVNLFLKVLGRRADGFHELETLMVPIGLYDTLHLEPASFEHIEFSVWGHGAARGGKSVVDQQSEIPEGRTNLVVRAAETLREATGTSAGARIVLHKRIPAAAGLAGGSSDAAAALLGLNQIWRLGLSQAQLHDLAARLGSDVPFFLSSRAAICRGRGEIVEPIRWATRLYFVIVRPHTGLSTAEVFKHCRPTGSKWSADDLAMTLAKGDLGLAGRQLHNCLLEPAATLNQDVEQLRRTFARLPVLGHMMSGSGTSYFGICTQRKHARTVAARLHATRIGSVFTVESRP, from the coding sequence ATGCTTTGCCATTTGGGCAACAATTCACTCACGGTGCATGCACCGGCCAAGGTGAATTTGTTTTTGAAGGTCTTGGGACGTCGAGCGGACGGATTTCACGAACTCGAAACATTGATGGTTCCTATTGGATTGTATGACACACTCCACTTGGAACCAGCATCTTTTGAACATATAGAGTTTTCGGTTTGGGGTCACGGGGCTGCCCGTGGCGGCAAATCAGTTGTTGATCAACAGAGTGAAATACCGGAGGGACGCACGAATCTTGTGGTTCGCGCAGCGGAGACGCTTCGTGAAGCGACAGGGACTTCGGCGGGAGCTCGCATCGTCTTGCACAAGCGGATTCCAGCCGCCGCCGGTTTGGCGGGAGGATCGTCTGACGCCGCTGCCGCATTATTAGGCCTCAATCAAATCTGGCGTTTGGGTTTGTCCCAAGCTCAGTTGCATGATCTGGCCGCGCGGCTTGGTAGCGACGTCCCCTTTTTCCTGTCATCGCGGGCTGCCATCTGTCGTGGACGAGGTGAAATCGTCGAACCAATCCGTTGGGCGACGCGTTTGTACTTTGTCATCGTCAGGCCGCACACGGGATTATCGACTGCTGAAGTTTTTAAACATTGCCGGCCGACGGGATCCAAGTGGTCAGCTGACGACTTGGCAATGACGTTGGCGAAGGGAGATTTAGGACTTGCGGGACGACAACTGCACAATTGCTTGTTGGAGCCTGCAGCGACGTTGAATCAAGACGTCGAACAGTTGAGGAGGACATTTGCCAGGCTGCCGGTCCTAGGACACATGATGTCAGGCAGCGGGACGAGCTATTTTGGAATTTGTACCCAGAGGAAGCACGCCAGGACGGTGGCGGCTCGTCTCCATGCGACGCGTATCGGAAGCGTGTTCACCGTCGAAAGCCGGCCCTAG
- a CDS encoding SpoVG family protein has product MAVEITEVRIKLMDDPQERLQAFCSITFDSCFVIRDLKIIEGAKGSFVAMPSRKLTDHCPQCNTKNHLRALFCNQCGAKLQEDRACKDDDGRAKLYADIAHPINSRCREMIQTCVLEAFSEEMVRANQPDYICRYDDYGEDAFAALAEDAEATPPQRTQPQPETPAQSEPAAESAETSRVRRIESGSQLPGSPHQTPATSPSTAKASMTQSASSNQNETFGDGIL; this is encoded by the coding sequence ATGGCCGTGGAAATTACCGAAGTGCGGATTAAGTTGATGGACGATCCGCAAGAGCGACTGCAGGCCTTTTGTTCAATCACATTCGACTCCTGTTTTGTCATTCGTGACTTGAAAATCATCGAAGGCGCGAAAGGTTCATTCGTGGCGATGCCCAGCCGCAAATTGACCGATCACTGCCCCCAATGTAACACCAAGAATCATTTGCGAGCACTGTTCTGCAACCAGTGCGGCGCCAAATTGCAGGAAGACCGCGCCTGCAAGGACGATGACGGCCGTGCCAAACTGTACGCCGACATCGCCCACCCCATCAATTCCCGTTGCCGGGAAATGATCCAAACCTGTGTGCTCGAGGCGTTCAGCGAAGAAATGGTGCGGGCCAATCAACCGGACTATATCTGCCGTTACGACGACTACGGCGAGGATGCCTTTGCCGCTTTGGCCGAAGACGCCGAAGCCACGCCTCCTCAACGGACTCAACCACAACCGGAAACACCTGCGCAATCGGAACCAGCCGCTGAGTCGGCTGAAACGAGTCGGGTACGTCGCATCGAGTCGGGGTCACAGTTGCCCGGTTCGCCGCATCAAACCCCCGCCACATCGCCCAGCACGGCGAAGGCATCCATGACTCAGTCGGCTTCAAGTAATCAAAACGAAACCTTTGGCGACGGTATCCTCTAA
- a CDS encoding AAA family ATPase has translation MYDPAHLIEDLQQPSAYDHPVDAVELIETHISWVLLAGEFAYKIKKPVDFGFVDFSTLEKRLNCCREEMRLNGRLAPQIYLEIVPAILDETSKPRLFGTGTAIEYAVKMKRFSQDALFDKMLQCGELLPQHIDALAVEVAEFHRTTDVATADDEYGGPQAVWEPVAENFRHIPASSVYPQRTEQVELMHKAAEREIHSRGAIFRRRKSTGMIRECHGDLHLGNMIVLDDNVVLFDCIEFNAGLRWIDVMSEIAFTVMDLEDRDRQDLAYRFLNAYLEQTGDYAGLEVLRYYLLYRATVRAKVAGLRLAQEADAEARTTDDQLCQSYLDLAEQSLQKPPPRIVLTHGLSGSGKSTVSQELLQMLPAVRLRSDVERKRTYPDDKLADIRYSSEATAATYRQMCDGVRAAINGGFTAIADATFLSRQRREEFRDLADELGAALVILDITAPEEVLRQRVAARAAAGKDVSEAGLSILERQLKQREMLGVDEAAQVIEVDTSRSVDFKELAQRIHQL, from the coding sequence ATGTACGACCCAGCCCATTTGATCGAAGACCTACAACAGCCATCGGCATACGACCATCCAGTCGATGCGGTGGAGTTGATTGAAACGCATATCTCTTGGGTCCTGCTAGCGGGTGAGTTTGCTTACAAGATCAAAAAGCCAGTCGATTTTGGGTTTGTCGACTTTTCTACACTGGAAAAGCGGCTGAATTGTTGCCGCGAGGAGATGCGACTCAATGGACGATTGGCACCACAAATCTATTTAGAAATCGTGCCGGCCATCTTGGACGAAACCTCCAAGCCGCGGCTATTCGGGACTGGGACAGCCATCGAATACGCCGTCAAAATGAAACGGTTTTCGCAAGACGCGCTCTTTGACAAGATGCTCCAGTGCGGAGAATTGCTGCCGCAGCACATCGACGCGCTGGCGGTCGAGGTGGCCGAGTTTCATCGCACGACGGATGTCGCAACTGCGGATGACGAATACGGGGGACCACAAGCGGTGTGGGAACCGGTCGCTGAGAATTTTCGCCACATCCCGGCATCGTCCGTATATCCACAGCGGACTGAACAAGTCGAGTTGATGCACAAGGCAGCGGAGCGAGAAATTCATAGTCGCGGCGCGATTTTCCGACGGCGCAAATCCACGGGTATGATTCGTGAATGCCACGGAGATCTGCATCTGGGCAACATGATTGTACTGGATGACAACGTTGTGCTCTTCGATTGCATCGAGTTCAACGCTGGATTGCGGTGGATCGATGTGATGAGCGAGATCGCTTTTACGGTCATGGATCTTGAGGACCGTGACCGCCAGGATCTCGCCTATCGTTTCCTCAATGCCTACCTGGAACAGACCGGTGATTATGCGGGACTTGAGGTCCTGCGGTATTACCTACTCTATAGGGCCACCGTCCGTGCCAAGGTGGCCGGCCTTCGTTTGGCGCAGGAAGCAGATGCCGAAGCACGGACCACTGATGACCAGTTGTGTCAAAGTTATCTCGACTTGGCTGAGCAATCCCTGCAAAAGCCGCCGCCACGGATCGTGCTCACACATGGTCTGTCAGGTTCGGGCAAGAGCACGGTGTCGCAGGAATTGTTGCAGATGCTCCCGGCAGTGCGGTTGCGCTCCGATGTAGAACGTAAACGAACATACCCCGATGACAAATTAGCCGACATCCGTTATTCCAGCGAAGCAACCGCCGCGACGTATCGACAAATGTGCGACGGGGTGCGTGCAGCCATCAACGGGGGATTCACAGCAATTGCCGATGCCACATTTTTAAGTCGCCAGCGGCGCGAAGAATTTCGCGACCTTGCCGATGAATTGGGTGCGGCGCTGGTGATCTTGGATATTACCGCCCCGGAAGAAGTTTTGCGACAGCGGGTCGCAGCGCGGGCAGCAGCAGGAAAAGACGTCTCCGAAGCCGGCCTATCCATCCTAGAGCGACAACTAAAGCAGCGCGAGATGCTAGGCGTTGACGAAGCGGCTCAAGTCATCGAAGTCGACACCAGCCGTTCGGTGGATTTCAAAGAGTTAGCGCAACGGATCCACCAACTGTAG
- a CDS encoding DUF1501 domain-containing protein yields MLRLTTDEQGLWPSTSRRELLRICGLGGLMWPFVGAAPLQAKSTQQLSGFGRAKSVIVVYANGGQSQLETWDPKPEAPAAIRGDFAAIPTAVPGTLVSEHFPRLAKLSDRYAIIRSMSHDDLDHGSATYLALTGRFHTRKSSNPLPAPTDAPTHGSILARVRPTSQFPYSAVHINGPAFVPLIAGPGQSGGFLGRDYDPLVLGDVHEKAVGLPGLSQQPSLPTVRLDARKTLLESIDGFTKQLDRGQPIGDVGGLYEQAYRMLASPNCRDAFDLTQETDALRDRYGRNRAGQACLLARRLVEAEVPWVTVFFNQNARGQDDAPNDTDLYGWDTHNDIFVAMKNYLMPRFDLGFSALLEDLENRDLLDTTLVVCMGEFGRAPRIAFEKGFAGETPGRKHWGAVYSIVMAGAGIQPGMVYGASDKIAAFPTVDKTDPADVTATMFAALGIDPASHYQDGLGRPYAISEGQPLAGLY; encoded by the coding sequence GTGTTGCGCTTGACCACCGATGAGCAGGGATTGTGGCCCTCGACGAGCCGCCGCGAATTGTTGCGGATTTGCGGACTCGGTGGGCTGATGTGGCCGTTTGTCGGCGCCGCGCCGCTTCAGGCGAAGTCGACGCAACAGCTCTCCGGTTTCGGGCGGGCTAAGTCGGTGATTGTGGTCTATGCCAATGGCGGGCAAAGCCAACTGGAAACCTGGGACCCCAAACCCGAAGCTCCTGCGGCCATTCGCGGCGATTTCGCAGCCATCCCCACAGCTGTTCCCGGCACGTTGGTTTCCGAACACTTTCCACGACTGGCCAAGTTGTCCGACCGTTACGCGATCATTCGCAGCATGTCGCACGATGATCTCGACCACGGTTCAGCAACCTACCTGGCGCTGACGGGCCGATTTCATACGCGCAAATCCTCCAACCCTCTACCCGCACCGACCGATGCTCCCACACACGGTTCGATACTGGCGCGGGTACGGCCCACGTCTCAGTTTCCGTATTCCGCTGTGCACATCAACGGACCCGCGTTTGTCCCCTTGATTGCTGGACCGGGACAATCGGGTGGGTTTTTGGGGCGGGATTACGATCCGCTCGTGTTGGGCGACGTGCACGAGAAAGCGGTCGGCTTGCCCGGGCTTTCGCAGCAACCGAGCTTGCCCACGGTACGCCTCGATGCACGGAAGACCTTGCTGGAGAGTATCGACGGTTTTACCAAACAACTCGATCGCGGTCAGCCCATTGGGGATGTCGGCGGATTGTACGAACAGGCGTATCGCATGCTTGCCTCGCCGAACTGCCGCGACGCGTTTGACCTCACGCAAGAAACCGACGCCTTGCGTGATCGCTACGGCCGCAATCGCGCGGGACAAGCCTGCTTGCTCGCCCGCCGTTTGGTCGAAGCCGAGGTCCCTTGGGTCACCGTCTTTTTTAATCAGAACGCGCGGGGACAAGACGACGCGCCCAACGATACCGACCTCTACGGTTGGGATACGCACAACGATATCTTCGTGGCAATGAAAAACTACCTGATGCCCCGTTTCGATTTAGGATTTTCGGCGTTGCTCGAGGACTTAGAAAACCGCGACCTGTTGGACACTACGTTAGTGGTCTGCATGGGAGAATTCGGCCGCGCGCCGCGGATTGCCTTCGAAAAAGGTTTCGCGGGAGAGACACCCGGGCGGAAACATTGGGGGGCGGTCTATTCCATCGTCATGGCTGGAGCGGGAATTCAACCGGGCATGGTTTACGGAGCCTCCGACAAGATTGCGGCATTCCCCACGGTGGACAAAACCGATCCCGCGGACGTGACCGCCACAATGTTCGCCGCCTTGGGCATCGACCCGGCGTCACATTATCAGGACGGGCTGGGCCGCCCTTATGCGATCAGCGAAGGCCAACCGCTGGCCGGGCTGTATTGA
- a CDS encoding tetratricopeptide repeat protein: MKKFACISLLVVALASCGWTAGNWFSTATGQEAVAKRPTPKLPTDQPQLFEGMGSHRRTITTKSPEAQKYFNQALTWMYAFNHDEAIRSFRRAAELDDQCAMAWWGIAFCEGPNYNDEIMTEERSAAAWDALQQAQARIENTTPVERALIEALGHRYAKPWPEDRSGLEQAYADAMAKVWETYPDDADVGTLYAEALMVQKPWQLYALDQTPAEGTDKIIATLERVMEIEPDHPGANHYYIHAVEPSKNPYRALPAAKRLSDLVPASGHLLHMPSHIHVKTGFWDEAIVQNQKALRSDTKYRARSANHAMQHTYMVHNAHMLAFTSMMTGREKQALAAARATWDNVPPEVLEAVGPIIDLWMCSVYDVQKRFGRWDAILAEPPPPEYLPLTTAIWRAHRAVAYAAKKDFPAAAREQAEFRKAKAAIPAEHMAFGDPAHTILEVSEYFIAAEISLQQGDWKTSAELLEQAAVVEDRLNYGEPPQWLQPVRHTLGAVYLSDKRYADAERVYREDLAKWPRNGWSLYGLSRALELQGKTEEANGYRQLYRGVWAQADEPLGTSCKCIPKL, encoded by the coding sequence ATGAAGAAATTTGCTTGCATTTCATTGTTGGTGGTAGCACTGGCAAGCTGCGGATGGACCGCCGGAAATTGGTTCTCCACAGCCACGGGGCAAGAGGCAGTCGCCAAACGACCGACACCCAAGTTACCGACCGATCAACCGCAACTCTTCGAAGGCATGGGCTCGCATCGTCGCACGATCACGACCAAATCGCCCGAAGCCCAAAAATATTTCAACCAAGCGCTCACGTGGATGTATGCCTTCAACCACGACGAGGCCATCCGCTCGTTTCGGCGTGCTGCGGAATTGGATGACCAGTGCGCGATGGCGTGGTGGGGGATCGCCTTTTGCGAAGGGCCGAACTACAACGACGAAATCATGACCGAAGAGCGTTCCGCCGCCGCTTGGGACGCACTACAACAGGCACAGGCCCGCATCGAAAACACGACTCCCGTCGAGCGCGCACTCATCGAGGCACTCGGCCACCGTTACGCCAAACCGTGGCCGGAAGATCGATCCGGGTTGGAACAGGCGTATGCCGATGCGATGGCCAAGGTCTGGGAAACCTATCCCGACGACGCTGATGTCGGCACGCTTTATGCCGAAGCATTGATGGTTCAAAAACCGTGGCAGTTATATGCACTCGATCAAACACCGGCCGAAGGGACCGACAAGATCATCGCCACGCTTGAACGTGTGATGGAAATAGAACCCGACCATCCTGGTGCCAATCACTATTATATTCACGCCGTCGAGCCGAGCAAAAATCCTTACCGCGCGCTCCCCGCTGCCAAGCGGCTTAGTGATCTCGTCCCTGCCAGCGGACATCTGTTGCACATGCCGTCGCACATTCATGTGAAGACCGGATTTTGGGACGAAGCGATCGTGCAAAATCAAAAGGCGCTCCGCTCCGACACCAAATACCGCGCACGCTCCGCAAACCATGCGATGCAACACACCTACATGGTGCACAACGCCCACATGCTGGCCTTCACCTCGATGATGACCGGCCGCGAAAAACAGGCGCTGGCCGCTGCCCGGGCGACGTGGGACAATGTTCCCCCGGAAGTGCTAGAAGCAGTCGGCCCGATCATCGATTTGTGGATGTGTTCGGTGTATGACGTGCAAAAACGATTCGGCCGCTGGGACGCGATTCTGGCCGAGCCGCCACCGCCGGAATATCTTCCTCTCACCACAGCCATCTGGCGGGCGCATCGCGCGGTCGCCTACGCAGCCAAAAAAGATTTCCCCGCCGCTGCCCGCGAACAGGCCGAGTTCCGCAAAGCCAAAGCGGCAATTCCTGCAGAGCACATGGCATTCGGCGATCCGGCACACACGATTCTGGAAGTCAGTGAATACTTCATTGCCGCCGAAATCTCGCTGCAACAAGGGGACTGGAAAACATCGGCCGAACTTCTCGAACAAGCGGCAGTCGTCGAGGATCGATTGAACTACGGCGAACCACCCCAATGGCTGCAGCCGGTTCGTCACACGCTGGGAGCGGTCTACCTGTCCGACAAACGATATGCCGATGCCGAACGCGTCTACCGCGAAGACCTAGCCAAATGGCCCCGCAACGGTTGGTCGCTGTACGGCCTCAGCCGTGCGCTGGAGCTGCAAGGCAAAACCGAAGAAGCCAACGGCTACCGACAACTCTACCGCGGCGTCTGGGCCCAGGCCGATGAACCGCTCGGAACGAGTTGCAAATGTATTCCCAAGCTCTGA
- the dapF gene encoding diaminopimelate epimerase — protein sequence MRFTKMHGAGNDYVYVNCFDEQPPADIAATAIAMSDRHKGIGADGLILICPSEQADARMRMFNADGSESEMCGNGIRCVAKYVYDHGICAQENLKIETGNGVLDLKLEVSGGIANRVRVNMGRPILKSSEIPTTLAGDPPVNVPLHVAGRDLMVTCVSMGNPHCITFIDELSDEWVHGVGPDIENHPAFPNRVNAEFIQVVSPSEINMRVWERGSGETQACGTGACASLLAGVLAGLTERRVLCHLLGGDLELEWSETDEVFMTGEAVEVFHGKWPVA from the coding sequence ATGCGATTTACTAAGATGCACGGGGCGGGGAATGACTACGTCTACGTGAATTGTTTTGACGAGCAGCCGCCGGCTGATATTGCTGCCACGGCGATCGCCATGAGTGATCGGCACAAGGGAATCGGCGCCGATGGTTTGATCCTAATTTGCCCGTCGGAGCAAGCCGATGCCCGCATGCGGATGTTCAATGCCGATGGCAGCGAATCGGAAATGTGCGGCAACGGCATCCGCTGTGTCGCCAAGTACGTCTACGACCACGGCATTTGCGCCCAAGAAAATCTGAAGATCGAGACCGGCAACGGGGTCTTGGATTTGAAGTTGGAGGTCAGTGGTGGCATCGCAAATCGCGTCCGCGTGAATATGGGCCGTCCGATTCTCAAAAGCAGCGAGATCCCCACCACGCTTGCCGGTGATCCGCCGGTGAACGTTCCGTTGCACGTCGCCGGTCGCGACTTGATGGTCACCTGTGTGTCGATGGGCAATCCGCACTGTATTACGTTCATCGATGAACTGAGCGACGAATGGGTCCACGGCGTCGGACCGGACATCGAGAACCACCCGGCGTTCCCCAATCGCGTGAACGCTGAATTTATCCAGGTCGTTTCGCCGAGCGAAATCAACATGCGCGTCTGGGAACGCGGATCGGGAGAAACCCAAGCTTGCGGCACCGGAGCGTGCGCGTCATTGTTGGCGGGCGTTTTGGCCGGCCTCACGGAACGGCGCGTGTTGTGCCATCTGTTGGGTGGCGATTTAGAGCTGGAATGGTCCGAGACCGACGAGGTCTTCATGACGGGCGAAGCGGTTGAAGTCTTTCACGGCAAGTGGCCCGTGGCGTAA